The uncultured Desulfatiglans sp. DNA window GAACCCGCCCCGCAGGGGTGGGATTGAGCACGCGCAGCGTGTGAAGAAAATTCCTCATTTCCGGATTGGAAACCGGGTTCTACCGGGAAATCATTTCCGGGTGAGAACACGTTAGAAAGGAGCTGGAGCAAGATAGATGCCGTGCACAAGAAAATTTTCGGACTGGATACCGAGATAAATGAAAGATAGGCTAACAAGCTGTTGAAACATAATTTTTCATGAAGCAGTCTGATTTTGTCCATTGTGCTTCAATCTAAAATTGTCAAAAAATTAATTATACATATGTTTACTTTTTAACACTTGTTGATGATTTGCGCTCATAAAAGTAAACAAGAAATACATCTTGTTCCCGTCCAAAAGTGGCCTTTTAGTGGATTTCGACGTGAAAAGGCGCCCCGCCTATGCTGCGGTTTCCGGATAGTCACCACATAAACGCCTGTTTTTCTCGATATGAGCAGACCGACACACGCTGCGAAGGTGTGGAACCGAGCAGCAGGATCTTGTTCTGGCGCTGACGGGGGAGAGTTTCGCACACAGTAGAAAGGTGCCCTGCTCAGGGGCCGGTCTTGCGGCCAGACCCCCATGCAGGTCGGTCGGCGGGGAAACGGACGGGATCAAACAGAGATAAACTGAAAAATCAACATGATATCCTCAGGCATCTAGTCGCCGTATTCCGATCATTCATCATTTTCGAATAAATCACTAAAAAGGAATGATGATACGGAAGACAACCTTTTCGCCTTCCGGGCGATTTTCTACTTCGCTTTCAAAGTAGGTCTTCAGGCTGAAGATCATCCCTTTGTGAATGTAATGCAATGCAGGCCCAATGGCAAAAACTTCCTCTTCCGAGTTCTGGAGTTTAACCCCGTCAACTTCATCTTCACTCAATTGTTGACCGTAATAACCTACAACGCCAAACCGAAGATTGGGGTTAATAAAATCAAGCGTTTTCATCAGTGAGTAGTTGAAATGCCACAGTTCCCCTGCTTCCAAATCATGATCGTTGAAATCACCCGTTACACCCGGATTCACGTACTCATCGTTCTTGCTATTGAATGTCAAGTGCTGCCGCGTACTAAACGTAAACCCATAAGGCATTTGAAGCGTCATTGTAACCCACGGTTCAAAGGTCCAGAAGTTCGCGCTGGGATTGATCGCCTTGTTCTTATCATACGCACCGACCGGGAAGTAAACATCAAATTCGAAAAACCAATGAAAAACCAAATCCTTTGCCAGCGGAATCGCACTGCCTATAAATGGACCCATACACGGATCGCCTAAGATGCCGCCTCCCGAATCGAGGCCCAAATCGGAATTGACATCGAAACCGAACATGGGCCAAAGCGCCTGCGCCCCCCACCTGAGCCCATGCGGCAGTTCCTTCTTCGAAACCCAGATAAACTGCGGGGCGTAGACAACCAGATCCAGCTCATTATTCATCGGAAAGCTTTCACCATTGCCGTCCTTGAACTCGTCTGCGCTGTAAAAAACCATATAGTTGCTCATATAAAGCCCCGGCGGTGGAAGCATTGCATCGATGATATTGGTGTTACCGTAGTTCAGATTCGGGTTCTGATTGTAAGCCACGGCAGCCGAGGAAAACATAAAGGAAAATATGCAACCCAGCAACAATGCAGTCCTTCTTGACATACCCTGTTCCTCCTGTAGGAATATTGTGAATGACCAGCCCCAGTCGACCGCTACTTCCCACCCGGAAATGGAACTCGGAGACAGGCCCGTGCCTCACATGCGCATTTCCGATTGAAAACGCTTTATTTTTCCGTCTTCGCAGGTCTCACCATCAAGAAAGACCAGAGGTTGCCGACTCCACCCGGCTGAGGCACCCATCCCGTCAACCGGTCAATCCGTACTGCATCGATCTTCTTCTTGGAATAAAGCGGGATATACGGCAATTCCTTTGCGATCAGCCGCTGCATCCCGACCACGTGTTCTTTCCTTTTCAACGGATCGACTTCCCTTTGCGCCGATTCCGCCAGGCGATCGAATTCGGCGTTCTTGAAGCCCGGGTAGTTCTTACCCCCCAGCCGGGCCTCGCGGCTGTGGAAGAAGGTATTCAGATAGGCCGGCTCGTCGGAGAGGTTGGTCCACCCCATCAGGTAGACGTCGAATTCACCGGCGGAAAGGGCCTTCAAGAGATCCTGCAGTGCCAGCATCCGGATTGTGACCTGAACTCCCAGCCGGGCCAGCCATTTCTTCAGCAGCAGAGCCGCCGCGAACCGGTCGGGGCGGCAGCCCGCCGGAGTCGTCAGCAGTTCCATCGGAGGCATCTTGTCTCCCGTCGGCAGCACCAGCGAATTCTTCTCCCAGGTATAACCCGCCTTCCGAAGCGATTCCCTGGCCGCATCCAGCCGTGCGTCATCATCGGCGAGGCCGTCACCCGGCAGTTGCAGCTGCGCATCGCACCAAA harbors:
- a CDS encoding hypothetical protein (Evidence 5 : Unknown function); translated protein: MRHGPVSEFHFRVGSSGRLGLVIHNIPTGGTGYVKKDCIVAGLHIFLYVFLGCRGLQSEPESELR
- a CDS encoding hypothetical protein (Evidence 5 : Unknown function), with amino-acid sequence MGFLADLGVNLRVCLCGNLQAASAQTLDFIDIDQTGNPPRRGGIEHAQRVKKIPHFRIGNRVLPGNHFRVRTR
- a CDS encoding conserved exported hypothetical protein (Evidence 4 : Unknown function but conserved in other organisms) — translated: MSRRTALLLGCIFSFMFSSAAVAYNQNPNLNYGNTNIIDAMLPPPGLYMSNYMVFYSADEFKDGNGESFPMNNELDLVVYAPQFIWVSKKELPHGLRWGAQALWPMFGFDVNSDLGLDSGGGILGDPCMGPFIGSAIPLAKDLVFHWFFEFDVYFPVGAYDKNKAINPSANFWTFEPWVTMTLQMPYGFTFSTRQHLTFNSKNDEYVNPGVTGDFNDHDLEAGELWHFNYSLMKTLDFINPNLRFGVVGYYGQQLSEDEVDGVKLQNSEEEVFAIGPALHYIHKGMIFSLKTYFESEVENRPEGEKVVFRIIIPF